A stretch of Christensenellaceae bacterium DNA encodes these proteins:
- a CDS encoding alpha-1,4 glucan phosphorylase, producing MKALERVEHIMNDDMQKQLCDASVMELHAALAKAVIEEVSPAWNKERDSQKRKAYYFSAEYLIGRMVFNNLYALGWLKELKEELLGLGVDIKKLEDVEDAAIGNGGLGRLAACFLDSAATMGLPLIGYGIKYKNGLFRQKIENGFQVEVADDWKSDTDPWFLRREDESVTVSFRGQDVKAVPYDMPVIGYGGRQVNTLRLWQAEALCEFDFQKFNNGDYAGAVEEKNNAEMITRVLYPNDSTYEGKQLRLKQEYFFTSASLKDLLRTYRRDYACDIRDFAKYHAIQLNDTHPVIAIPELIRLLGKEGVEFEDAFLIARNVFSYTNHTIMAEALETWNIDLFREMLPELYEIVVLINDRLLAEAGGRDVCELEILHNGAVHMARLAVYASQKVNGVAAIHTELLKEKVLHNWYEWFPERFSNKTNGVTQRRWLALCDPELSELISEKIGWGWVKDFGQIREIEPFIGDDDFVRRFNQAKQVRKDKLAQYIYKRDKIAVRSDSVFDIQIKRLHEYKRQLLNAFSIVDIYFRLKSGELTDFPRTTFIFGSKAAPGYYIAKGIIKYINEISRVVSEDPAVNDVLQVVFVSNYDVSYAEKLVPAADISEQISTAGTEASGTGNMKFMMNGAVTLGTYDGANVEIVREAGFENNYIFGARVEDLSRIECTYNPMEIYQNNERLRRVVDTLVNGTFSDGDTGMFRAIYDMLLNGTYCQQADKYKLLLDFEDYVNQKLRAIYDTKDRMAFGRKCLWNVAHSAFFSSDRTIGEYAREIWNI from the coding sequence ATGAAAGCATTAGAACGAGTAGAACATATTATGAATGATGATATGCAAAAGCAGCTTTGCGACGCCAGCGTCATGGAATTGCACGCCGCGCTTGCCAAGGCTGTCATAGAGGAAGTATCTCCCGCATGGAACAAAGAGCGGGATTCACAGAAGCGTAAAGCGTACTATTTTTCGGCCGAATACCTGATTGGGCGCATGGTATTCAATAACCTGTACGCGCTGGGATGGTTAAAGGAGCTGAAAGAGGAGCTGCTCGGCCTAGGCGTGGACATCAAGAAGCTGGAGGATGTGGAGGACGCCGCCATCGGAAACGGTGGACTGGGAAGACTGGCGGCCTGCTTTCTGGATTCTGCGGCGACAATGGGCCTGCCGCTTATCGGGTATGGTATCAAATATAAAAACGGGCTTTTCCGCCAGAAAATTGAAAACGGCTTTCAGGTGGAAGTCGCGGACGACTGGAAAAGCGATACCGACCCGTGGTTTTTGCGGCGGGAAGACGAAAGCGTAACCGTTTCCTTTCGTGGACAGGACGTCAAAGCCGTGCCTTACGATATGCCGGTCATCGGTTACGGCGGCAGGCAGGTAAACACGCTGCGCTTATGGCAGGCGGAAGCGCTGTGCGAATTTGATTTCCAGAAATTTAATAACGGCGATTATGCGGGAGCGGTGGAAGAGAAAAATAACGCGGAAATGATTACCCGCGTCCTTTACCCGAACGACAGCACCTATGAGGGAAAGCAGCTTCGTTTAAAGCAGGAATATTTCTTTACCAGCGCGTCGCTAAAAGACCTATTGCGTACTTACCGGCGCGATTATGCGTGCGATATTCGGGATTTTGCCAAATATCACGCGATCCAATTAAACGATACGCATCCGGTGATCGCGATTCCGGAGCTGATCCGCCTGCTGGGTAAGGAGGGCGTGGAGTTTGAGGACGCGTTTTTAATCGCGCGGAATGTGTTTTCCTATACCAACCATACAATCATGGCGGAGGCGCTGGAAACGTGGAACATTGATCTGTTCCGCGAAATGCTGCCCGAGCTTTACGAGATCGTGGTGCTGATAAACGACAGGCTGCTCGCAGAGGCGGGGGGCAGGGATGTTTGCGAGCTGGAAATTTTGCACAACGGGGCGGTCCATATGGCGCGGCTCGCTGTTTACGCTTCCCAAAAAGTCAACGGTGTGGCGGCGATCCATACCGAGCTTTTGAAAGAAAAAGTTCTTCATAACTGGTATGAATGGTTTCCCGAACGTTTTTCCAATAAAACGAACGGTGTAACGCAGCGCAGGTGGCTGGCGCTGTGCGATCCGGAACTTTCCGAGCTGATTTCGGAAAAGATCGGCTGGGGCTGGGTCAAGGATTTCGGGCAGATCAGGGAGATCGAACCCTTTATTGGGGACGATGATTTCGTGCGCCGTTTTAACCAGGCCAAACAGGTTCGCAAAGACAAGCTGGCGCAGTATATTTATAAGCGCGATAAAATCGCCGTGCGCTCGGATTCGGTATTCGATATTCAGATCAAACGCCTGCACGAGTATAAACGGCAATTGCTGAACGCGTTTTCAATTGTGGACATCTATTTTCGCCTTAAAAGCGGTGAGCTTACGGATTTTCCGCGAACAACGTTTATCTTTGGCTCCAAGGCGGCGCCGGGATACTATATCGCGAAGGGAATCATCAAATATATCAACGAGATCAGCCGTGTAGTCAGCGAGGATCCGGCGGTAAACGATGTCCTGCAAGTCGTTTTTGTCTCCAATTACGACGTTTCCTACGCGGAAAAGCTGGTGCCGGCGGCGGATATTTCCGAGCAAATATCAACGGCGGGAACGGAAGCGTCTGGTACGGGCAACATGAAGTTCATGATGAACGGCGCGGTGACGCTGGGAACGTACGACGGCGCAAATGTGGAAATCGTGCGGGAAGCGGGCTTTGAAAACAACTATATTTTCGGGGCGCGCGTGGAAGATTTAAGCAGGATCGAGTGTACGTACAACCCGATGGAGATATACCAAAACAACGAACGCTTACGCCGCGTAGTGGATACGCTCGTAAACGGCACCTTTTCGGACGGGGATACGGGCATGTTTCGGGCGATCTACGATATGCTGCTGAACGGTACGTACTGTCAGCAGGCGGACAAATACAAGCTGCTGCTCGATTTTGAGGATTATGTCAACCAGAAGCTGCGCGCAATCTACGATACGAAAGACCGCATGGCTTTCGGCAGGAAGTGCCTTTGGAATGTGGCCCACAGCGCGTTTTTTTCCAGCGACCGGACGATCGGAGAATACGCCCGCGAAATTTGGAACATTTGA